A region of Nostoc sp. ATCC 53789 DNA encodes the following proteins:
- a CDS encoding NACHT domain-containing protein: MKNYFRLIYSYRLKLITLTILFLITFVALVHGQTPIPTSNSNFKAQNVKNKAVLIQEIKDYAERHVKNDKPMDTSLVITLYGKNPSGLSAPEVAKIYEDEYGKQKDKKDNDIFEKIKNDIFFGLGWGIGLVFCILYFSKEILQQYFNNLIDLLINFVYQNVSGLPVFSYWSLRRYKEGLINKHNTLKISFRPNKPLDMRKVFVPLQLNETLDKNPIAAKKAISKYPRLLITGIPGAGKSVLLRYLILSWAEGKLDQKLNEKVPVILDLHRLNKPNLNQKDLQDQLVEAFAKDDFPNAHNFVSQSLENGTLLLFLDGLDEVNNNLRPQVIKEIKDLLDKFDKCRVVITCRTAVYNNEFASELDQTLNLIDFTDKQIRSFLEAWKEQIPPEKSIDQLIQTLRERPQIMSLARNPLLLTIIAYLYTDTPFVLPHSRAEFYQKSTDILLDFWDNAKNNRNQYRGSDKRRVLQFLALFIQDNATQSITDRRSLDYPTLLVEIKRVLPTLNLNVEQAQIILEEIEQRSGLLLKIDGGERYQFAHLSLQEFFAAAALLDKGDDLVQKFRIDPLNWREVVKLWCGLALNSTSVIHAIYQRDTLTAFECIADAQQVEQGLADEIINNFKQQLEKVNNDENFAIAFGAVAAAGSRQRGRAMFEFLESTLKTSNDLGHKKAAIVALSKTNLPQAAEILFQYYKQQNLPEAHKALIRMGDLAAFLLQSSAEKGDELAMQDLVEIGTPYAYEILKNIQNSFDLKIAKKAALYLTELTNKQTYFQ; encoded by the coding sequence ATGAAAAATTATTTTAGGCTGATTTATAGTTACAGATTAAAGCTCATAACTCTTACTATCCTTTTTCTAATAACTTTTGTTGCTTTAGTTCATGGACAAACTCCTATACCAACTTCAAACTCAAATTTTAAAGCCCAGAATGTAAAAAACAAAGCTGTTTTAATACAAGAAATTAAAGACTATGCAGAACGCCATGTAAAGAATGATAAACCAATGGATACAAGTTTAGTTATAACTTTATATGGAAAAAATCCTTCAGGATTATCAGCTCCAGAAGTAGCCAAAATTTATGAGGATGAGTATGGTAAACAAAAAGACAAAAAAGATAATGATATTTTTGAAAAAATTAAGAATGATATCTTTTTTGGTTTAGGATGGGGCATTGGCCTCGTGTTTTGTATTTTGTACTTTTCAAAAGAAATCTTACAACAATACTTTAACAATCTAATTGATTTATTAATTAATTTTGTTTATCAAAATGTTTCTGGTCTTCCTGTTTTTTCATATTGGTCACTCCGGCGTTATAAAGAAGGATTAATTAATAAACATAACACACTCAAGATTTCATTTAGACCAAATAAACCTTTAGATATGAGGAAAGTTTTTGTTCCTCTTCAATTGAATGAAACATTAGATAAAAATCCAATTGCAGCCAAAAAAGCAATTAGTAAGTATCCTCGTCTATTGATTACTGGTATTCCTGGTGCAGGGAAATCAGTTTTATTAAGATATTTAATCTTATCTTGGGCTGAAGGTAAATTAGATCAAAAATTAAATGAAAAAGTACCTGTTATTTTGGATTTACATCGTTTAAATAAACCTAATTTAAACCAGAAAGATTTACAAGATCAATTGGTTGAAGCTTTTGCTAAAGATGATTTTCCTAATGCTCATAATTTTGTTTCTCAATCGCTAGAAAATGGAACATTACTATTATTTTTAGATGGTTTAGATGAAGTTAATAATAATTTACGTCCTCAAGTTATTAAAGAAATTAAGGATTTACTAGATAAATTTGATAAGTGTAGAGTAGTTATTACTTGCCGAACCGCAGTCTATAATAATGAGTTTGCATCTGAACTTGATCAAACATTAAATCTTATTGATTTTACCGACAAGCAAATACGTAGTTTCTTAGAAGCGTGGAAAGAGCAAATTCCTCCTGAAAAATCTATAGATCAACTAATACAAACTCTACGAGAACGCCCTCAAATTATGTCTTTGGCTCGTAATCCTCTATTATTAACTATAATTGCTTATTTGTACACAGATACTCCTTTCGTTTTACCTCATTCGCGTGCTGAATTCTATCAAAAATCAACCGATATTTTGTTAGATTTTTGGGATAATGCTAAGAACAATCGAAATCAATATAGAGGAAGTGATAAACGTCGAGTTTTACAATTTTTAGCTCTTTTTATTCAAGATAATGCTACTCAAAGTATCACAGATCGCCGTAGCTTAGATTATCCCACCTTATTAGTAGAAATCAAGAGAGTACTACCAACTTTAAACTTAAATGTAGAACAAGCTCAAATAATTTTAGAGGAAATTGAACAACGTAGCGGATTATTACTTAAGATTGATGGTGGTGAACGTTATCAATTCGCTCATTTAAGTTTACAAGAATTTTTTGCTGCTGCTGCTTTATTAGATAAAGGAGATGATTTAGTACAAAAGTTTAGGATAGATCCATTGAATTGGCGAGAAGTAGTTAAACTTTGGTGTGGTTTAGCACTAAATAGTACAAGTGTAATTCATGCTATCTATCAAAGAGATACACTAACAGCTTTTGAGTGTATAGCAGATGCTCAACAAGTAGAACAAGGACTTGCAGATGAAATTATTAATAACTTTAAACAACAACTAGAAAAAGTTAATAATGATGAGAATTTTGCCATTGCTTTTGGTGCGGTAGCAGCAGCAGGTTCTCGTCAAAGAGGAAGGGCTATGTTTGAATTCTTAGAATCAACTTTAAAAACTTCTAATGATTTAGGGCATAAAAAAGCTGCTATTGTTGCTCTATCAAAGACAAATTTACCTCAAGCAGCAGAAATTTTATTTCAATATTATAAGCAACAAAACTTACCTGAAGCTCATAAAGCATTAATCCGTATGGGAGATTTAGCGGCATTTTTATTACAATCTTCGGCAGAAAAAGGCGATGAATTAGCTATGCAAGATTTAGTAGAGATTGGTACACCTTATGCTTATGAAATCTTGAAAAATATTCAAAATAGTTTTGATCTTAAAATAGCGAAAAAAGCAGCTTTATATTTAACTGAACTAACTAATAAACAAACGTATTTTCAATAA
- the brxL gene encoding protease Lon-related BREX system protein BrxL produces the protein MDDLNQKLNSIYPGKVVRKDLTKRIKEGANVPVYVLEYLLGMYCATDDETTIEEGVTRVKNILAQNYVRPDEAEQIKSKIRELGRFTIIDRVTVTLNDRDDIYQGTLMNLGVKGVVIDPEIVKPNQKLLGGGIWCILQLEYEAGTKPSPFIVGSLKPIQMPSVDMDELFAGRPAFTRSEWIDLLIRSTGLEPTTVSEDVKWHLLARLVALCENNYNCCELGPRSTGKSHVYKEVSPNSILVSGGKTTVANLFYNMSNRRVGLVGLFDVVAFDEVAGMSFHDNDGVQIMKDYMASGSFARGKAEITANASMVFVGNINQSVESLVKTSHLLAPFPEAMIDTAFFDRFHAYIPGWEIPKFSPENFTNQYGFIVDYLAEWLREMRKRSFADAIDLHFRLGNNLKQRDVQAVRKTVSGLLKLLFPDGSFSKEDVREALVYGLRVRRRVKEQLKKIGGMEFYDVHFSYIDLETLDEHFVSVPEQGGSSLISQEMLTPGHLHFVSTGDSGIIGAFKLELQAVPGSGKLVRTGVATAGKMKDSLNIAMNYFKANAQRVSSSIHPSNLDFLLQLLDLQGSGAPQESGLALFVSLCSASLKRSVQTQFAIFGEMTIGGTITPVSNLAGSLQVAFDAGAKRILLPMASAVDLASVPPELFAKFQTSFYADPVDAVFKALAVD, from the coding sequence ATGGATGACCTGAATCAAAAACTAAACAGCATTTACCCTGGAAAGGTAGTACGTAAAGACCTGACTAAACGTATTAAAGAAGGTGCTAACGTACCAGTGTATGTCCTGGAATACCTACTCGGTATGTACTGCGCGACCGACGACGAAACCACCATTGAGGAGGGTGTTACTCGTGTAAAAAACATCCTGGCACAGAATTACGTCCGTCCTGATGAAGCAGAACAGATCAAATCTAAAATTCGGGAATTGGGACGATTTACCATCATTGACCGGGTAACGGTTACGCTCAATGACAGAGATGACATCTACCAGGGAACTTTAATGAACCTGGGTGTAAAAGGCGTAGTCATTGACCCAGAAATTGTCAAACCCAACCAAAAGCTTTTGGGTGGTGGTATCTGGTGTATTTTACAACTTGAATACGAAGCCGGAACCAAACCCAGCCCCTTCATTGTCGGAAGTCTCAAACCTATCCAAATGCCTAGTGTGGATATGGATGAATTGTTTGCGGGTCGCCCAGCTTTTACCCGCAGCGAATGGATTGACCTGCTGATTCGGTCAACAGGACTGGAACCCACTACCGTCAGCGAAGATGTAAAATGGCATCTACTTGCCCGTTTGGTAGCCCTTTGTGAAAATAACTACAACTGTTGCGAACTTGGCCCCCGTTCTACAGGTAAATCCCACGTCTACAAAGAAGTTTCTCCTAACTCAATCTTGGTTTCTGGTGGAAAAACTACAGTAGCGAATCTTTTCTACAATATGTCAAATCGTCGCGTGGGACTAGTGGGTTTATTTGACGTGGTTGCCTTTGATGAAGTAGCAGGCATGAGCTTCCATGATAACGACGGTGTACAAATCATGAAAGATTACATGGCATCAGGTTCTTTTGCACGCGGTAAGGCAGAGATTACCGCCAATGCTTCTATGGTCTTTGTCGGCAACATTAATCAAAGCGTGGAATCTTTGGTGAAGACCTCACACCTGCTGGCACCTTTCCCCGAAGCCATGATTGACACCGCCTTCTTCGACCGTTTTCACGCTTATATTCCTGGCTGGGAAATCCCCAAATTTAGCCCAGAGAATTTCACCAACCAGTACGGGTTCATTGTCGATTACTTAGCAGAATGGCTGCGAGAAATGCGTAAACGCAGTTTTGCCGATGCCATAGACCTCCACTTCAGACTAGGTAACAATCTTAAGCAACGAGATGTTCAAGCAGTTCGCAAAACTGTATCGGGGCTGCTTAAACTGCTTTTTCCAGATGGCTCATTTAGTAAGGAAGATGTGCGTGAAGCCCTAGTGTATGGGCTGCGGGTGCGACGGCGCGTGAAAGAACAATTAAAGAAAATTGGTGGAATGGAATTTTACGATGTGCATTTCAGTTACATCGACTTGGAAACTCTAGATGAACATTTTGTCTCAGTACCGGAACAGGGTGGTTCGAGCTTGATTAGTCAGGAAATGCTGACTCCCGGTCACTTGCACTTTGTCAGTACTGGAGATAGCGGCATAATTGGGGCATTCAAACTTGAACTGCAAGCAGTACCCGGTAGTGGCAAGCTAGTACGCACTGGTGTAGCGACGGCTGGCAAGATGAAGGACAGTTTAAACATTGCCATGAATTACTTCAAAGCTAACGCTCAAAGAGTTAGCAGTAGCATTCATCCAAGTAATTTGGATTTTTTGCTCCAGTTACTAGACTTGCAAGGATCTGGCGCACCCCAAGAGAGCGGATTAGCATTGTTCGTTTCATTATGTTCTGCTTCTTTAAAACGAAGTGTTCAAACCCAATTTGCAATATTTGGGGAAATGACTATTGGTGGGACGATTACACCAGTCAGTAACCTAGCGGGTAGCCTGCAAGTAGCTTTTGATGCTGGCGCTAAACGTATCCTCTTACCAATGGCAAGCGCTGTGGACTTAGCCAGTGTTCCGCCAGAGTTGTTTGCTAAATTTCAAACATCATTTTACGCTGACCCCGTAGACGCGGTATTTAAAGCGTTAGCAGTCGATTAA
- a CDS encoding BrxA family protein, which produces MPETAYTARTNNAFVLIETLRVAELMYQGATQEDIRQRVLVEDLFQLRSQASRERALQTILKRLQQVPEEYIQLIATGNPDIRRFTILFLILREHRLLRELIDEVLLDKIKGFNYVVTTADLRSFFEGKRDQNSTVAAWSNSTYKKAASNTLLVLVNAGLLQPTFPKGNYQIRSVPVPSALRQKLLADGLSYYLTLMLDF; this is translated from the coding sequence ATGCCTGAAACTGCTTATACTGCTCGTACTAACAATGCTTTTGTTCTAATTGAAACCCTTCGAGTTGCTGAACTGATGTACCAAGGTGCAACCCAGGAAGATATTCGGCAACGGGTATTGGTTGAGGATTTGTTTCAACTGCGCTCTCAAGCTTCCCGTGAGCGGGCGCTGCAAACTATTCTCAAACGTCTTCAGCAAGTCCCAGAGGAATATATTCAATTAATTGCCACTGGTAACCCTGACATCCGCCGATTCACCATATTGTTTCTGATTCTGCGAGAACATCGCCTTCTGCGCGAACTCATTGATGAAGTCCTGCTAGACAAAATTAAGGGTTTTAATTACGTCGTAACGACTGCTGATTTGCGAAGCTTCTTTGAAGGAAAACGAGATCAAAATTCAACTGTGGCTGCATGGTCAAACTCCACCTATAAAAAAGCTGCTAGCAACACTTTACTAGTGCTAGTAAATGCGGGTCTGTTGCAACCCACGTTTCCAAAAGGAAATTATCAAATTCGCTCTGTTCCCGTACCATCAGCTTTACGTCAAAAATTACTTGCTGATGGGCTAAGTTATTACCTGACTCTCATGCTTGATTTTTAA
- a CDS encoding DinB family protein: protein MRTLSHHFLTMAYNNGWANYRLLKACSCLSQAEFVATRTSFFPSIKATLNHVLTVDWYYIDALERSINNRQPNSEAEKFFEPEEPFEICTKLQQAQHEADKRLIGVTKYLTDAIIDNPVAIPRRSGIHTEQISRLLAHLFQHQIHHRGQVHAMLAGTQVKPPQLDEFFCANEAALREEDLRELGFSEQEIWESR from the coding sequence ATGAGAACACTTTCACATCATTTTTTGACAATGGCTTACAACAACGGTTGGGCTAATTATCGTTTGTTAAAAGCTTGTAGTTGTTTGAGCCAAGCAGAGTTTGTTGCAACAAGAACAAGTTTCTTTCCTTCAATTAAAGCGACACTGAATCATGTATTGACTGTAGATTGGTATTATATTGATGCTTTGGAGCGCAGCATTAATAACAGACAGCCAAATAGCGAAGCCGAGAAATTTTTTGAGCCAGAAGAGCCTTTTGAGATATGTACAAAGTTACAACAAGCACAACATGAAGCTGACAAGCGTTTAATTGGAGTCACTAAATATCTAACAGATGCAATAATTGATAATCCAGTTGCCATCCCTCGACGCAGTGGGATTCATACCGAACAAATTTCACGACTTCTTGCCCACCTTTTTCAGCATCAGATTCATCATCGTGGGCAGGTACATGCGATGCTAGCCGGAACGCAAGTAAAACCACCACAACTTGATGAGTTCTTTTGTGCCAATGAAGCAGCTTTGCGAGAAGAGGACTTAAGAGAGCTTGGTTTTTCCGAACAAGAAATTTGGGAAAGCAGATGA